In Candidatus Binatia bacterium, a single window of DNA contains:
- a CDS encoding radical SAM protein produces MFDRSSSADEDEDLELLLDFRPDVIGLSAFLWNLPRIVRLVSRLRLGGTSAVLVVGGPSAVGFEDLACDGSRPDLLVIGYGEQTFANLLDAVSEGRLDESLGKIGNVVSYRGGRPERFGCSQPPDSLDSLTSPYLDGLVDLRGRSTIYIETDRGCPYSCSFCIESTAPPKVARFSIARIETELIWALARGIRYVELCSAIFNLDTDWVREFVTMVERVDPRQQMSFSAALFATHMNEEQAELFGRLRMKSALFGLNSVNPATFKDVRRVIRPEAFREKIAIYARRGRPQVSLIMGLPGDTPNGLKQTLAFAETLPADVMLFRFMVLAGTIYYERREPLKLEIDFAHGNRILSTYSYDRADFERMEAIAASAGFDEVNPGEWVRRADQERFRVRKPMSRRKWNLLYRILRSMQMSRQAWPGGARYRRVFLEVLHFAGVSFEGPGPTRTDIYVYDRDDEVAALERSRFFSLTLRDRTRRPTGGAPAEPDNGRSLLGTFAAAFRAAEIASIEARGSAAGGGGSAGSRPE; encoded by the coding sequence GTGTTCGACCGCAGTTCCAGTGCCGACGAGGACGAGGATCTGGAGCTCTTGCTCGACTTCCGGCCGGATGTGATTGGGCTCAGTGCGTTTCTGTGGAACCTGCCGCGCATCGTGCGCCTGGTCAGCCGCTTGCGCCTGGGTGGCACCTCGGCGGTGCTGGTCGTCGGCGGGCCAAGTGCGGTGGGATTCGAGGATCTGGCCTGCGACGGCTCGCGCCCGGATTTGCTGGTGATCGGATATGGCGAACAGACGTTCGCCAATCTGCTCGACGCCGTGTCGGAGGGTCGGCTCGACGAGAGCCTTGGGAAGATCGGTAACGTCGTGAGTTACCGGGGGGGGCGTCCCGAGCGGTTTGGGTGTTCGCAGCCACCCGACTCCCTCGACAGCCTCACGTCGCCCTACCTCGATGGTCTGGTCGATCTGCGCGGCCGCTCCACCATTTACATTGAGACGGATCGCGGCTGTCCCTACTCGTGCTCGTTCTGCATCGAGAGCACCGCCCCGCCCAAGGTGGCGCGTTTCTCGATAGCCCGCATCGAAACGGAACTCATCTGGGCGCTGGCACGCGGAATTCGGTACGTGGAGCTGTGCAGTGCGATCTTCAACCTCGATACGGATTGGGTGCGCGAATTCGTGACCATGGTAGAGCGTGTCGATCCGAGGCAGCAGATGTCGTTCTCGGCAGCGCTGTTCGCCACCCACATGAACGAGGAGCAGGCCGAGTTGTTCGGGCGTCTGCGCATGAAGTCCGCCCTGTTCGGGCTCAATTCGGTGAATCCGGCAACATTCAAGGACGTGCGTCGCGTGATAAGACCGGAGGCGTTCCGCGAGAAGATCGCCATCTACGCGCGTAGGGGCAGACCACAGGTATCGCTTATCATGGGCCTCCCGGGGGATACGCCGAACGGCTTGAAACAGACGCTGGCGTTTGCCGAGACGCTACCGGCCGACGTGATGCTGTTTCGCTTCATGGTGCTCGCCGGGACGATCTACTACGAGCGCCGCGAGCCGTTGAAGCTCGAGATCGACTTCGCGCATGGTAACCGCATCCTCAGCACGTACAGTTACGACCGGGCCGATTTCGAGCGCATGGAGGCAATTGCGGCGAGCGCCGGATTCGACGAGGTAAATCCGGGCGAGTGGGTGCGGCGCGCCGACCAGGAACGCTTTCGGGTGCGTAAGCCGATGTCGCGCCGGAAATGGAACTTGCTCTATCGGATATTGCGATCGATGCAGATGTCGCGACAGGCATGGCCGGGAGGCGCCCGGTATCGTCGCGTCTTTCTGGAGGTGCTGCATTTCGCAGGGGTCTCCTTCGAAGGTCCGGGCCCGACCCGGACGGATATCTACGTCTACGATCGAGACGACGAGGTTGCGGCACTGGAGCGGTCGCGCTTCTTCAGCCTGACGCTGCGGGACCGAACACGCCGCCCGACGGGCGGCGCGCCGGCCGAACCGGACAACGGTCGCTCTTTACTCGGGACGTTCGCGGCAGCGTTCAGAGCGGCGGAGATTGCGTCTATCGAGGCTCGCGGTTCTGCGGCAGGTGGCGGGGGCTCCGCTGGCTCGCGTCCGGAGTAG
- a CDS encoding aspartyl protease, which yields MPSILACVALTGLTLEVANPAAPDTRESVEFLVDSGAVYSFVPRAVLERLGIQPHGHQRFRLADGSIIERDRGDALFFYAGTRGAAPVIFGEAGDATLLGAVSLESLGFVLDAIRRDLVPLPMVVAGSPRG from the coding sequence GTGCCGTCTATCCTCGCGTGCGTGGCCTTAACCGGGCTGACCCTCGAGGTCGCCAATCCCGCGGCGCCGGACACGCGCGAGTCGGTGGAGTTCCTTGTGGACTCCGGCGCGGTGTACTCTTTCGTACCGCGCGCCGTGCTCGAACGGCTGGGGATTCAGCCGCATGGGCACCAGAGGTTCCGCCTGGCCGATGGATCGATCATAGAACGCGACCGTGGCGACGCCTTGTTCTTTTACGCCGGAACGCGCGGCGCCGCGCCGGTCATCTTCGGCGAGGCCGGGGATGCGACCCTGCTCGGCGCGGTCTCGCTGGAGTCGCTGGGCTTCGTGCTGGACGCGATTCGGCGCGACCTCGTGCCCCTGCCGATGGTGGTAGCAGGGTCACCGCGCGGGTGA
- a CDS encoding DegT/DnrJ/EryC1/StrS aminotransferase family protein produces MSKTEQPGRAVGDTDRVPWVRPIIEGDDALLSDIRKALVTGQVTNNGEFVRTLERRLADYFGVEDCVVVASGSAALLLATRALGLAGARAVVPAFTFIATLGALVHNGVTPVFCDIEPDTWTLSPTHLGRLLASDPAIRLVVPVNVFGVPPDLPALRRLLSGTPTALLFDNAHGLGTESGGAHCTREPLIQTYSLHATKTLPGIEGGAVVSSDPRLLAEVRRLRNHGLAADPLESTPGFNAKMSELHAAVALRSLESLDAALVRRREYAARLRRVLEEDGRALFVTQRIPDGVRSNFQNLAVLCRREDRGGLSAIQAEFAGAGVETRRYFWPALHDLPAYRGRFSLPVTEAVARNVLCLPLHSRMEPAVLERIEASIRQVAARFA; encoded by the coding sequence ATGTCGAAGACGGAACAGCCCGGACGGGCCGTTGGCGACACGGACCGGGTGCCGTGGGTGCGCCCGATCATCGAGGGTGACGACGCCCTCCTATCCGACATTCGTAAGGCGTTGGTGACCGGGCAGGTCACCAACAACGGCGAGTTCGTGAGGACTCTCGAGCGCCGGCTCGCCGACTATTTCGGGGTTGAGGACTGCGTGGTGGTTGCCTCGGGGAGCGCCGCCCTGCTGCTCGCCACGCGCGCACTGGGTCTTGCCGGCGCGAGGGCTGTGGTGCCGGCGTTTACCTTCATCGCGACGCTGGGTGCCCTCGTGCACAACGGCGTCACGCCGGTGTTCTGCGACATCGAACCCGACACCTGGACTCTCAGCCCGACTCACCTTGGGCGTCTGCTGGCGAGCGACCCGGCGATTCGGCTGGTGGTTCCGGTGAACGTATTCGGGGTGCCGCCGGACCTGCCGGCGCTCAGACGACTGCTGAGCGGCACGCCGACGGCGCTGCTGTTCGACAACGCCCACGGGCTGGGGACGGAGTCCGGGGGCGCGCATTGCACGCGGGAGCCTTTAATTCAGACGTACAGCCTCCACGCCACGAAGACGCTGCCTGGGATAGAGGGTGGGGCGGTGGTTTCCAGCGATCCGCGGCTACTGGCCGAGGTGCGCCGTCTGCGCAATCACGGGCTGGCCGCCGATCCGCTCGAGTCGACGCCGGGGTTCAACGCCAAGATGAGTGAGTTGCACGCCGCCGTGGCGTTGCGCTCTCTGGAGAGCCTGGACGCGGCGCTGGTGCGGCGGCGCGAGTACGCGGCACGGCTGCGGCGGGTACTGGAGGAAGACGGGAGGGCGCTCTTTGTTACTCAACGGATTCCGGACGGAGTGCGGTCGAACTTTCAGAACCTGGCCGTACTGTGTCGGCGCGAGGATCGGGGTGGTTTGAGCGCGATACAGGCGGAGTTCGCCGGCGCCGGTGTCGAGACGCGCCGTTACTTCTGGCCGGCGCTGCACGACCTGCCCGCGTACCGGGGTCGGTTCTCGCTGCCGGTCACGGAGGCGGTGGCCCGCAACGTGCTGTGCCTGCCGCTGCACAGTCGGATGGAGCCGGCGGTGCTGGAACGCATCGAAGCTTCGATACGGCAGGTGGCAGCGCGGTTCGCGTAG
- the dltB gene encoding D-alanyl-lipoteichoic acid biosynthesis protein DltB yields MIPYASFLYFGVLLYVAVPAVLLGLAGRNLRPWILAATVGMLLVQYGGILRIEPGVEVREFWLVAAYALFEWVVAVGFLRLRARADRRWVFYAAVALALLPMVAGKYVPILAPQFQFGFLGISYVTLRAVDIVICTQDRLIVSLPVRQFFAFLFFFATISSGPIDRYRRFAGDWERRRTRAEFLDDMAGAVHRLFRGFFYKFVLATLIERHWMAPAAARVDLAGTLSYMYAYSFYLFFDFAGYTAFAIGIGYLFGVHTPENFDRPFLARDIRDFWNRWNITLSWWLRDHIYMRFVMAALKGRWFASKYVASYLGFFLAFGLMGLWHGAALHYVLYGLYHGALLSSHEAFARWNKRRKLWGDGPLWHAAGVFLTFHCVCLGFLLFSGHLTAGGARHADRAGAASAYEGSYERASCEEIGGWARDRANPQAPVDVEIVADGRVLATVRADLYRRDLADAGKGSGEHGFVYVLPRHLQDGSRHEVAVRIAGTGIALGDEPKAIVCSIPVRSMDGGDDALAAAAAVPEKRELPVYVDNRDGTIAARHTGLMWEKKVALDGTVEGANLHDTDNCYPWAGTCAADGADCRVDADCGEKGRCRAGDCQAAAPNGRTIFQWIEQLNAARFAGYDDWRLPTAQELHGIVTPLEEGDPATRAAFVGEACGAGCRDIGDPACSCTQTGLYWAGSNAPSPDEAWMAFFYCNGNLFLDVKSNTFFVRAVRGGAPPP; encoded by the coding sequence ATGATTCCGTACGCGAGCTTTCTGTATTTCGGCGTTTTGCTGTACGTCGCGGTGCCGGCCGTGTTGCTCGGGCTGGCCGGCAGGAACCTGCGGCCCTGGATACTGGCGGCCACGGTGGGGATGCTGTTGGTGCAGTACGGCGGCATCCTCCGCATCGAGCCGGGCGTGGAGGTGCGCGAGTTCTGGCTCGTCGCGGCTTACGCGCTGTTCGAGTGGGTTGTCGCCGTGGGCTTCTTGCGCTTGCGGGCGCGCGCGGACCGCCGGTGGGTCTTCTACGCGGCGGTGGCGCTTGCGCTCCTGCCGATGGTCGCCGGCAAGTACGTGCCGATCCTGGCGCCGCAGTTTCAGTTCGGGTTTCTCGGCATTTCGTACGTCACGTTGCGGGCGGTCGACATCGTCATCTGCACGCAGGACCGGTTGATCGTGTCGCTGCCGGTTCGGCAGTTCTTCGCTTTCCTGTTCTTCTTCGCGACGATCTCGTCGGGCCCGATCGATCGTTACCGTCGTTTCGCCGGCGACTGGGAGCGGCGCCGCACGCGAGCGGAGTTCCTGGACGACATGGCAGGGGCCGTGCACAGGCTCTTTCGGGGCTTCTTCTACAAGTTCGTTCTGGCCACCCTGATCGAGCGGCACTGGATGGCGCCCGCGGCGGCGCGAGTCGATCTCGCCGGCACGCTGTCGTACATGTACGCGTACAGTTTCTACCTGTTCTTCGATTTCGCGGGTTACACGGCCTTTGCGATCGGGATCGGTTACTTGTTCGGAGTGCATACCCCGGAGAACTTCGACCGGCCGTTTCTCGCGCGGGACATCCGCGATTTCTGGAATCGCTGGAACATCACGCTTTCGTGGTGGCTGCGCGACCATATCTACATGCGATTCGTCATGGCGGCGTTGAAAGGCCGCTGGTTTGCGAGCAAGTACGTCGCTTCGTACCTGGGATTCTTCCTCGCCTTCGGCCTCATGGGACTGTGGCACGGGGCGGCGCTGCACTACGTCCTGTACGGGCTCTACCACGGGGCGTTGCTGTCGTCCCACGAGGCGTTCGCACGCTGGAACAAGCGCCGGAAGCTCTGGGGTGACGGCCCGTTGTGGCATGCCGCCGGAGTGTTCCTGACTTTCCACTGCGTGTGTTTGGGGTTTCTGCTCTTCTCCGGGCATCTGACGGCGGGGGGCGCACGGCACGCCGATCGGGCCGGGGCCGCGTCGGCGTACGAGGGCAGTTACGAGCGGGCGAGTTGCGAGGAGATCGGAGGCTGGGCCCGGGACCGAGCCAATCCGCAGGCGCCGGTCGACGTCGAGATCGTGGCCGACGGCAGGGTGCTCGCCACCGTGCGTGCCGATCTTTACCGGCGCGATCTTGCCGATGCGGGCAAGGGTAGCGGGGAGCACGGGTTCGTCTACGTGCTGCCGCGGCACTTGCAGGACGGTTCGCGGCACGAGGTGGCGGTACGGATCGCGGGCACGGGTATTGCGCTGGGCGACGAGCCGAAAGCGATCGTTTGCAGTATCCCGGTGCGGAGCATGGATGGCGGGGACGATGCGCTCGCCGCCGCGGCCGCGGTGCCGGAGAAGCGGGAGCTCCCCGTCTATGTCGACAACCGGGATGGTACGATCGCGGCACGGCACACCGGGCTCATGTGGGAGAAGAAGGTTGCACTCGATGGCACGGTGGAGGGCGCCAACCTCCACGACACCGACAACTGCTATCCGTGGGCGGGGACCTGTGCAGCGGACGGTGCCGATTGTCGGGTCGATGCGGACTGCGGGGAGAAGGGGCGGTGTCGGGCCGGCGATTGCCAGGCGGCGGCGCCGAACGGGCGGACGATCTTTCAGTGGATCGAGCAACTGAACGCGGCACGGTTCGCCGGGTACGACGACTGGCGGCTGCCGACGGCGCAGGAGCTGCACGGCATCGTGACGCCGCTGGAGGAGGGCGACCCGGCGACCCGGGCGGCGTTCGTCGGCGAGGCCTGCGGCGCCGGCTGCCGCGACATTGGCGATCCGGCGTGCAGTTGCACGCAGACCGGACTCTACTGGGCGGGGTCGAACGCGCCCAGCCCCGACGAAGCGTGGATGGCGTTTTTTTACTGCAACGGCAACCTGTTCCTGGACGTGAAGTCGAACACGTTCTTCGTCCGCGCGGTGCGCGGCGGTGCGCCGCCGCCCTGA
- the dltA gene encoding D-alanine--poly(phosphoribitol) ligase subunit DltA yields MLAARDRVVEEIALRFTEGGQGGSRTDIVGTIDEWGRRTPERVAHVSGGRRLTYAALCRQSDALAAHLARALPDDGSPVAVIGHKEPEVLVAFVGAAKAGHPYVPIESALPAQRAARIVAMAGCALTLTVADVAELTRGRAAAPARRRAPAEPYYVMFTSGSTGEPKGVVITGGNLGAFLNWMLSTHAFAPGEIYLNQVSYAFDVSCMDTYTALLGGGTVFSITGEDLSRPKQLYRSLAASGVSTWVSTPSFAGMCLAERTFAAALLPRLRRFLFCGEVLPPEVAALLLDRFPGAEVWNTYGPTETTVATTAIRVDRDLLARYPALPIGRAMPGARVPVVDSDDRVVEPGAIGEIVIAGPHVSPGYLGRPELTARAFFELDGMRAYRTGDRGHYEDGLLFFDGRRDDQIKLHGYRIELGDVEANLRRVAGVRDAVVLPVMDKERPRSLAAFVVLGERPEGSDFEVSRRLRMRLAERLPAYMLPGRFVFLDALPMTASGKADRRRLAALLK; encoded by the coding sequence GTGCTGGCGGCGAGAGATCGGGTTGTCGAAGAAATCGCGTTGCGGTTCACCGAAGGCGGACAAGGAGGGTCGAGGACGGACATCGTCGGCACGATTGACGAGTGGGGACGGCGAACCCCGGAGCGCGTTGCGCACGTCAGTGGCGGGCGCCGGCTGACCTATGCCGCGCTCTGCCGTCAATCCGACGCCCTTGCCGCGCATCTCGCCCGCGCGTTGCCGGACGACGGCTCGCCGGTTGCCGTAATCGGGCACAAGGAGCCCGAGGTGCTGGTCGCCTTCGTGGGGGCTGCCAAGGCCGGGCATCCGTACGTTCCGATCGAGAGCGCACTGCCGGCACAGCGAGCGGCACGCATCGTGGCCATGGCCGGTTGCGCTTTGACGCTGACGGTGGCGGATGTCGCCGAGCTGACGCGCGGCCGTGCCGCGGCGCCGGCGCGCCGCCGGGCGCCGGCCGAGCCGTACTACGTCATGTTTACTTCCGGCAGCACGGGCGAGCCGAAGGGCGTCGTCATCACGGGGGGCAACCTCGGTGCGTTCCTCAACTGGATGCTTTCGACCCACGCCTTTGCGCCCGGCGAGATCTACCTCAATCAGGTGTCGTACGCGTTCGACGTATCGTGCATGGACACCTACACGGCGCTGCTCGGTGGCGGCACGGTATTCAGCATTACCGGCGAGGACTTGAGCCGACCCAAACAGCTTTATCGCTCGTTGGCGGCTTCCGGCGTGAGCACCTGGGTATCCACACCGTCATTCGCGGGCATGTGTTTGGCCGAGCGCACGTTTGCCGCGGCGCTGTTGCCGCGACTGCGGCGCTTTCTGTTCTGCGGCGAGGTACTGCCTCCGGAGGTTGCGGCGCTGCTGCTCGATCGTTTTCCCGGTGCGGAGGTGTGGAATACCTACGGGCCGACGGAGACGACCGTGGCGACCACGGCGATCCGCGTCGATCGTGATCTGCTGGCGCGATATCCGGCGTTGCCCATCGGCCGGGCGATGCCGGGCGCGCGGGTGCCGGTCGTCGACAGCGACGACCGGGTGGTCGAGCCGGGGGCGATCGGCGAAATCGTGATCGCCGGGCCGCACGTGAGTCCCGGTTACCTCGGGCGACCGGAGTTGACCGCGAGGGCGTTTTTCGAGCTGGACGGTATGCGCGCGTATCGTACCGGGGACCGCGGTCACTACGAGGATGGCCTGCTGTTCTTCGATGGCCGGCGGGACGATCAGATCAAGTTGCACGGCTATCGCATCGAGCTCGGCGACGTGGAGGCGAACTTGCGGCGCGTGGCGGGCGTGCGCGATGCGGTCGTGTTGCCCGTGATGGACAAGGAACGTCCCCGCTCGCTTGCCGCCTTTGTCGTGCTCGGCGAGCGTCCGGAGGGTTCCGACTTTGAGGTGTCGCGTCGGTTGCGGATGCGTCTGGCGGAGCGTTTGCCTGCCTACATGTTGCCGGGGCGGTTCGTATTCCTCGACGCCCTTCCGATGACCGCCAGTGGGAAGGCGGATCGGCGCCGGCTCGCGGCATTGCTGAAATGA
- the dltX gene encoding teichoic acid D-Ala incorporation-associated protein DltX: MQPTTENAVPTRLRWLVGSLAERPVAVMLYYLAVLLGLALLYGGGEVMTSGFIYQAF; this comes from the coding sequence ATGCAGCCAACGACCGAGAACGCTGTGCCGACCCGTCTCCGCTGGCTGGTCGGGTCCCTCGCCGAGAGGCCCGTGGCCGTAATGCTTTACTATCTCGCCGTACTGCTGGGTCTGGCGCTGCTTTACGGCGGAGGCGAAGTTATGACCTCGGGGTTCATCTACCAGGCGTTTTGA
- the dltD gene encoding D-alanyl-lipoteichoic acid biosynthesis protein DltD has protein sequence MRQPRLAAASAALVVFAAAVAASAAYARRAEIGAVHALAPQMFAQKMRGIALQQAAFRQPDLLPIYGSSELNVPNEFHSSALFRSYPRGFTVFPVGNPGSTSLIWLQALAAVGGDLEGKKVALFLSPRPFMTPTVDRHAYAANFSPLQANELVFSSRLSFGLKQEVARRLQQYPATLAGDRLLRFAIERLADGSVSSRFLYYASWPLGAAHCLVLRLADHWENLAFLRARGGSSPVPRQGAELDWPALLGRAERESERAAGRNPFGFESGFWAAHAAEIARQKGAYASPAAAPDIEGSAEWKDLELLLRVIGDLGGRPFLLNAPFNGTYYDYLGVPLPARRAYYDRLLALADAYGVPAMNFADRDTDPYFTADPMAHLSGKGWVHYGRALDAFFHDRPAAGDG, from the coding sequence GTGAGGCAACCCCGTCTGGCCGCGGCGTCGGCCGCGCTGGTTGTCTTCGCCGCCGCCGTGGCCGCGAGCGCTGCCTACGCGCGGCGCGCGGAGATCGGCGCCGTACACGCCCTGGCCCCGCAGATGTTCGCGCAGAAGATGCGCGGCATCGCTTTGCAACAAGCCGCGTTCCGACAGCCCGATTTGCTGCCGATATACGGCAGTTCGGAGTTGAACGTTCCAAACGAGTTCCACTCCAGCGCCCTGTTCCGGAGCTATCCCAGGGGGTTCACCGTGTTTCCGGTCGGCAACCCCGGCAGCACGAGCCTGATCTGGTTGCAGGCGCTGGCGGCGGTGGGAGGGGATCTGGAAGGGAAGAAGGTGGCGCTCTTCCTATCGCCGCGTCCCTTCATGACTCCGACGGTCGACCGGCATGCGTACGCGGCCAACTTTTCGCCGTTGCAGGCCAACGAGCTCGTCTTCAGCTCGCGCCTGAGCTTCGGCCTGAAACAGGAGGTTGCCAGACGCCTGCAGCAGTATCCGGCGACGCTGGCCGGCGATCGCTTGCTGAGGTTCGCGATCGAGCGGTTGGCCGACGGATCGGTATCGAGCCGTTTCCTGTATTACGCGAGCTGGCCGCTGGGGGCGGCGCATTGCCTGGTGCTTCGCCTGGCCGACCACTGGGAGAACCTCGCCTTCCTCCGTGCTCGGGGTGGCTCGTCCCCGGTGCCGCGGCAAGGCGCCGAGCTCGACTGGCCGGCCCTGCTCGGCCGAGCCGAGCGTGAGTCCGAGCGCGCCGCGGGCAGGAACCCGTTCGGATTCGAGAGCGGATTCTGGGCCGCGCATGCCGCCGAGATCGCCCGGCAGAAAGGCGCGTACGCGTCGCCCGCGGCGGCCCCGGACATCGAGGGGAGCGCCGAATGGAAGGATCTCGAACTGCTATTGCGCGTCATCGGTGACCTCGGCGGTCGGCCTTTCCTGCTCAACGCGCCGTTTAACGGGACGTACTACGACTACCTCGGCGTGCCGTTGCCGGCACGCCGCGCGTATTACGATCGGCTGCTGGCGTTGGCGGATGCCTACGGCGTCCCGGCGATGAATTTCGCCGATCGCGACACGGACCCTTACTTCACCGCCGATCCGATGGCCCACTTGAGCGGCAAGGGCTGGGTCCACTACGGCCGTGCGTTGGACGCGTTCTTCCATGACCGGCCCGCTGCCGGTGACGGTTAG
- the dltC gene encoding D-alanine--poly(phosphoribitol) ligase subunit DltC: protein MSVQEKTLAILARIAETDEVQKDPALRLFDLAVLDSLKTVELILALSAAFGIEISPAEFDRDEWATPSMIVADVERRVQA from the coding sequence GTGTCGGTGCAAGAAAAAACCCTCGCCATTCTGGCGCGCATCGCCGAAACTGACGAGGTGCAGAAAGACCCGGCCCTGAGGCTGTTCGATCTTGCCGTACTCGACTCCCTGAAGACCGTCGAGCTGATCCTGGCACTGTCCGCGGCCTTCGGGATCGAAATCTCTCCGGCCGAGTTCGACCGCGACGAGTGGGCGACGCCGAGCATGATCGTCGCAGACGTCGAGCGCCGGGTGCAAGCGTGA
- a CDS encoding transposase codes for MNTAYVLKESFGQLWDYRAEGWPRRFFENWKAALKWQRLRPYEKFAAMIERHWEGIAAYCREENKVSPGFVEGLNNKIRVIQRRAYGLRDEEHLRLKVLTCMLPQI; via the coding sequence TTGAACACGGCCTACGTCCTCAAGGAGTCCTTCGGCCAGCTGTGGGACTACCGCGCGGAGGGCTGGCCGCGACGTTTCTTCGAGAACTGGAAGGCGGCGCTGAAGTGGCAGCGACTCAGGCCGTACGAGAAGTTCGCGGCCATGATCGAGCGGCACTGGGAGGGGATCGCCGCCTACTGCCGCGAGGAGAACAAGGTGTCGCCGGGCTTTGTCGAGGGGCTCAACAACAAGATCCGCGTGATCCAGCGCCGTGCCTACGGGCTGCGCGACGAGGAGCACCTGCGCTTGAAAGTCCTCACCTGCATGCTGCCGCAGATCTGA